In Streptomyces thermolilacinus SPC6, a single genomic region encodes these proteins:
- a CDS encoding enoyl-CoA hydratase/isomerase family protein: MTTLDPALVVLDKDGVRLTVEDAVATVTLTNPAKRNAQSPALWRALTEAGRALPGSVRVVVLRGEGKSFSAGLDRQAFTEEGFDGEPSFLDMARGSDEDLDALIAEYQEAFTWWRRNDIVSVAAVQGHAIGAGFQLALACDLRVVAEDVQFAMRETSLGLVPDLTGTHPLVAAVGYARALEICATGRFVHADEAERIGLANLVVPAGELDAAVRDLSAALLAAPRDAVVETKALLRGAAGRTYEEQRAAERAAQSRRLRDLAGLAD, from the coding sequence ATGACCACGCTCGACCCTGCCCTCGTCGTGCTCGACAAGGACGGTGTACGTCTCACCGTCGAGGACGCCGTCGCCACGGTGACCCTCACCAATCCGGCGAAGCGCAACGCCCAGTCGCCCGCCCTGTGGCGGGCCCTCACCGAGGCCGGGCGCGCGCTGCCCGGCAGCGTGCGGGTGGTCGTGCTGCGCGGGGAGGGCAAGTCGTTCTCCGCCGGTCTCGACCGGCAGGCGTTCACCGAGGAGGGGTTCGACGGCGAACCGTCGTTCCTCGACATGGCGCGCGGGTCCGACGAGGACCTCGACGCGCTCATCGCCGAGTACCAGGAGGCGTTCACCTGGTGGCGGCGCAACGACATCGTGTCGGTCGCGGCCGTCCAGGGTCACGCCATCGGTGCCGGTTTCCAGCTCGCCCTCGCCTGCGACCTGCGGGTCGTCGCCGAGGACGTGCAGTTCGCGATGCGCGAGACCAGCCTGGGCCTGGTGCCCGACCTGACCGGCACGCACCCGCTGGTCGCCGCCGTCGGCTACGCCCGTGCCCTGGAGATCTGCGCCACGGGCCGGTTCGTCCACGCCGACGAGGCCGAGCGCATCGGCCTGGCCAACCTCGTGGTGCCCGCGGGCGAGCTCGACGCGGCCGTACGGGACCTGTCCGCCGCGCTGCTCGCCGCCCCGCGCGACGCGGTCGTGGAGACCAAGGCGCTGCTGCGCGGCGCGGCCGGGCGTACGTACGAGGAGCAGCGCGCCGCCGAGCGTGCCGCCCAGTCCCGACGCCTCCGCGACCTCGCCGGCCTCGCGGACTGA
- a CDS encoding VOC family protein, which yields MARLTALGATVPPRQPHPDRWRVLPGPAGHPFRLTLRRTPTRVSGGRAVRS from the coding sequence GTGGCCCGGCTGACCGCCCTCGGCGCGACCGTCCCGCCCCGCCAGCCGCACCCCGACCGGTGGCGCGTGCTCCCGGGCCCGGCCGGCCACCCCTTTCGCCTCACGCTCCGTAGAACCCCGACGCGGGTGAGCGGGGGCCGGGCGGTACGCTCCTGA
- a CDS encoding SURF1 family cytochrome oxidase biogenesis protein, whose translation MYRFLLSRQWVILTLVALVLIPVMVELGFWQFHRHERRVAQNSLIEDNLKAEPVPVTELTAPGHTVPRSDFWRHATATGTFDTAREVVVRRRTNADDRVGMHVLTPLVLDDGRVVLVNRGWVPAAPDQKSYPDVPPAPKGRVTVTGRLMADQTTGSSGIKDLKGLPPRQVMLINSEQQAERLGRQVLGGYLDLTDPVPAGGSPEPVPDPDHDSIGAHMAYAVQWWLFAAGVPVGWVILVRRERRDREADARAATAAGGDGPAEGGPDDSGPADGVSGDGAQGEGAQGEGATAPRAPAEA comes from the coding sequence GTGTACCGCTTCCTGTTGTCCCGGCAGTGGGTGATCCTCACCCTCGTCGCCCTCGTCCTGATCCCGGTGATGGTCGAGCTGGGCTTCTGGCAGTTCCACCGGCATGAGCGCCGGGTGGCCCAGAACAGCCTGATCGAGGACAACCTGAAGGCGGAGCCGGTCCCCGTGACCGAGCTCACCGCGCCGGGCCACACGGTCCCGCGCTCCGACTTCTGGCGCCACGCGACCGCGACCGGCACGTTCGACACGGCCCGCGAGGTCGTCGTGCGCCGCCGCACCAACGCCGACGACCGGGTCGGCATGCACGTCCTGACCCCGCTCGTCCTCGACGACGGGCGGGTCGTCCTCGTCAACCGCGGCTGGGTCCCCGCCGCCCCGGACCAGAAGTCGTACCCGGACGTGCCGCCCGCGCCCAAGGGCCGGGTGACCGTCACCGGGCGGCTCATGGCCGACCAGACGACCGGCAGCAGCGGCATCAAGGACCTCAAAGGCCTGCCGCCCCGCCAGGTCATGCTCATCAACAGCGAGCAGCAGGCCGAGCGGCTGGGCCGCCAGGTCCTCGGCGGCTACCTGGACCTGACCGACCCCGTACCGGCCGGAGGCAGCCCGGAGCCGGTCCCGGACCCGGACCACGACTCGATCGGCGCCCATATGGCGTACGCCGTGCAGTGGTGGCTGTTCGCGGCCGGTGTCCCGGTGGGCTGGGTGATCCTCGTACGCCGCGAGCGCCGCGACCGCGAGGCGGACGCACGGGCGGCCACAGCGGCGGGCGGCGACGGCCCGGCGGAAGGCGGCCCGGACGACAGCGGCCCGGCGGACGGGGTCTCCGGCGACGGCGCCCAGGGCGAGGGCGCCCAGGGCGAGGGCGCGACCGCCCCGCGTGCGCCGGCGGAGGCGTAG
- the abc-f gene encoding ribosomal protection-like ABC-F family protein — protein sequence MITATGLELRAGARVLIESASFRIARGDRIGLVGRNGAGKTTLTKCLAGEGIPAAGTITRSGQVGYLPQDPRTGDLDVLARDRILSARGLDVLIRKMRLNEERISTGKGATREKALRQYERQETEFLTKGGYAAEAEASTIAAALGLPDRVLGQPLHTLSGGQRRRIELARILFSDADTLLLDEPTNHLDADSITWLRDYLKTYRGGFVVISHDVDLVETVVNKVFYLDANRSVIDIYNMGWKLYQRQREDDEKRRRRERQNAEKKAAALNAQADKMRAKATKTVAAQNMARRAEKLLSGLEDLRQSDKVAKLRFPEPAPCGKTPLTAEGLSKSYGSLEIFTDVSLAIDKGSRVVILGLNGAGKTTLLRLLAGVEKPDTGQVTPGHGLKLGYYAQEHETLDPDRTVLENMRSAAPDLDLVEVRKVLGSFLFSGDDVDKPAGVLSGGEKTRLALATLVVSSANVLLLDEPTNNLDPASREEILGALRTYKGAVVLVTHDEGAVDALQPERIILLPDGVEDLWGADYADLVSLA from the coding sequence GTGATCACCGCCACCGGCCTTGAGCTGCGCGCCGGCGCACGCGTCCTCATCGAGTCCGCTTCCTTCCGCATCGCCAGGGGCGACCGCATCGGCCTCGTCGGCCGCAACGGCGCCGGCAAGACCACCCTCACCAAGTGCCTCGCGGGCGAGGGCATCCCCGCCGCCGGCACCATCACCCGCTCCGGCCAGGTCGGCTACCTCCCGCAGGACCCGCGCACCGGCGACCTCGACGTGCTGGCCCGCGACCGCATCCTCTCCGCCCGCGGCCTCGACGTGCTGATCCGCAAGATGCGGCTGAACGAGGAGCGCATCTCGACCGGCAAGGGCGCCACCCGCGAGAAGGCGCTTCGGCAGTACGAGCGGCAGGAGACCGAGTTCCTCACCAAGGGCGGGTACGCCGCCGAGGCCGAGGCGTCCACGATCGCCGCCGCCCTCGGCCTGCCGGACCGGGTGCTCGGCCAGCCGCTGCACACCCTCTCCGGTGGTCAGCGCCGCCGTATCGAGCTGGCCCGCATCCTCTTCTCGGACGCCGACACGCTGCTCCTCGACGAGCCGACCAACCACCTCGACGCCGACTCGATCACCTGGCTGCGCGACTACCTCAAGACCTACCGCGGCGGCTTCGTCGTGATCTCCCACGACGTGGACCTGGTCGAGACCGTCGTCAACAAGGTCTTCTACCTGGACGCCAACCGGTCCGTGATCGACATCTACAACATGGGCTGGAAGCTCTACCAGCGCCAGCGCGAGGACGACGAGAAGCGCCGCCGCCGCGAGCGGCAGAACGCCGAGAAGAAGGCCGCCGCGCTCAACGCCCAGGCCGACAAGATGCGCGCCAAGGCCACCAAGACGGTCGCCGCGCAGAACATGGCCCGCCGCGCCGAGAAGCTGCTGTCCGGCCTCGAGGATCTGCGCCAGTCCGACAAGGTGGCCAAGCTGCGCTTCCCCGAGCCCGCGCCCTGCGGCAAGACCCCGCTCACGGCGGAGGGCCTGTCCAAGTCGTACGGCTCGCTGGAGATCTTCACCGATGTCAGCCTGGCCATCGACAAGGGCTCGCGCGTCGTCATCCTCGGGCTCAACGGCGCCGGCAAGACGACCCTGCTGCGCCTCCTCGCCGGGGTCGAGAAGCCCGACACGGGCCAGGTCACCCCCGGCCACGGCCTCAAGCTCGGCTACTACGCGCAGGAGCACGAGACCCTCGACCCGGACCGCACGGTCCTGGAGAACATGCGCTCGGCCGCCCCCGACCTGGACCTGGTGGAGGTCCGCAAGGTCCTCGGCTCGTTCCTGTTCTCCGGCGACGACGTGGACAAGCCCGCCGGGGTCCTCTCCGGCGGCGAGAAGACCCGCCTCGCCCTGGCCACCCTGGTCGTCTCCTCGGCGAACGTGCTGCTCCTCGACGAGCCGACGAACAACCTCGACCCCGCCAGCCGCGAGGAGATCCTCGGCGCGCTGCGCACCTACAAGGGCGCGGTCGTGCTGGTCACGCACGACGAGGGCGCCGTGGACGCGCTCCAGCCGGAGCGGATCATCCTCCTCCCGGACGGTGTCGAGGACCTGTGGGGCGCGGACTACGCGGACCTGGTCTCCCTCGCCTGA
- a CDS encoding FG-GAP repeat domain-containing protein: MHHARPRSRRIMAAAVTVALAAGALTALPASAAPAAVQEQAQEQGQAAVTFPRDADVVGAGPGGFLSRTRGTTPEFRWTRYADGSSTMLPGASAAGGGTDLVVTGDRAVLTVSSVLKVHDMAKPDAAPVVLDLDALGGYSYAGLTGDTLLLGRDENGYETQYAVTLDADVLAGGVPKPRKLLGGVQIRCAGADEGWTGGGSALYDCELGEHRTSAKILVDLATGEDTWFIQAQGDLAWWGAASATHAAWRESRRGGSGIVAVRRDAPLQEVWIPDSAGWGDPLYLVGGWLATGERARIEQSADVDGGSNPTRRPFTLRSAERPEEKFEALTAYSSAVAGPGGSLLVRGGTAEHGEGLYRISPRADGSRPDVELVASTGQSTVVSLLGSSTPDELTGAQVARGVDLGWDLSRADSRVGLTVTHVPSGTTVHDSWDSDGTAAGTPRRITWHWDGKDLEAGDRGAPARNGEYRWELTARPDEGIGPELRVTGRFSVTRPAAPHDYDDDGAADLLARDPDGVLWRFGTRPAADGATPAATGASRVGGGWKAYDLLESVGNIAGGSAPDSVARDSSGTLWLYQGTGSRHTPLAARTRIGGGWQVYDRITGGSDVTGDGRPDLLAADKAGDLWLYRSTGNAAAPFSARKRIGGGWDIYNELTATGDLAGAGAGDLLARDRAGVLWLYLGRSDGTFAVRTRVGSGWDAFKGLTAVGDADGDGRADLVAWNHGETFYAGTGDASAPFRRGAGAALTQGASYDSLF, from the coding sequence ATGCACCACGCGCGTCCGCGCAGCCGCAGAATCATGGCCGCCGCCGTCACCGTAGCGCTCGCCGCCGGGGCGCTCACCGCGCTCCCGGCCTCGGCCGCGCCGGCCGCCGTACAGGAGCAGGCGCAGGAGCAGGGGCAGGCCGCTGTGACCTTCCCGCGCGACGCGGACGTCGTCGGCGCGGGTCCGGGCGGTTTCCTGTCGAGGACCCGGGGCACCACGCCGGAGTTCCGGTGGACCCGGTACGCCGACGGGAGCTCCACCATGCTGCCCGGCGCCTCGGCCGCCGGCGGCGGCACGGACCTCGTCGTGACCGGCGACCGGGCGGTGCTCACCGTCAGCTCGGTCCTGAAGGTCCACGACATGGCGAAGCCGGACGCTGCGCCGGTCGTCCTCGACCTCGACGCGCTCGGCGGCTACTCGTACGCGGGCCTGACCGGCGACACGCTGCTCCTCGGCCGGGACGAGAACGGGTACGAGACCCAGTACGCCGTCACGCTCGACGCCGACGTCCTCGCCGGGGGCGTGCCGAAGCCCCGCAAGCTGCTCGGCGGCGTCCAGATCCGCTGCGCGGGCGCGGACGAGGGCTGGACCGGCGGCGGCTCCGCGCTCTACGACTGCGAGCTGGGCGAGCACAGGACGAGCGCCAAGATCCTCGTCGACCTCGCCACCGGTGAGGACACCTGGTTCATCCAGGCCCAGGGCGACCTGGCCTGGTGGGGCGCCGCCTCCGCCACGCACGCGGCCTGGCGCGAGTCGCGGCGCGGGGGCAGCGGGATCGTCGCCGTCCGCCGGGACGCGCCGCTCCAGGAGGTGTGGATCCCGGACTCCGCCGGGTGGGGGGACCCGCTGTACCTGGTCGGCGGCTGGCTGGCGACCGGCGAGAGGGCCCGCATCGAGCAGTCCGCCGACGTGGACGGCGGCAGCAACCCGACGAGGCGGCCCTTCACCCTCCGGTCGGCCGAGCGCCCCGAAGAGAAGTTCGAGGCACTCACCGCGTATTCCTCAGCCGTCGCCGGTCCCGGCGGGTCGCTGCTCGTCCGCGGCGGCACGGCCGAGCACGGCGAGGGCCTGTACCGGATCTCGCCGCGAGCCGACGGCTCCCGGCCCGACGTCGAACTCGTCGCCTCCACCGGGCAGTCGACCGTCGTCTCCCTCCTCGGCTCCTCGACGCCGGACGAGCTCACCGGCGCGCAGGTGGCGCGCGGGGTCGACCTCGGCTGGGACCTGTCCCGGGCGGACAGCCGGGTGGGGCTGACCGTCACCCACGTGCCCAGCGGGACCACCGTGCACGACAGCTGGGACAGCGACGGCACCGCCGCCGGGACCCCGCGCCGGATCACCTGGCACTGGGACGGCAAGGACCTGGAGGCCGGGGACCGGGGCGCGCCCGCCCGCAACGGCGAGTACCGGTGGGAGCTCACCGCCCGCCCGGACGAGGGCATCGGGCCCGAACTCCGCGTCACCGGACGGTTCTCCGTGACCCGGCCCGCCGCACCGCACGACTACGACGACGACGGCGCCGCCGACCTCCTCGCCCGGGACCCGGACGGTGTGCTGTGGCGCTTCGGCACCCGGCCCGCCGCCGACGGCGCCACCCCCGCCGCCACCGGCGCCTCCCGGGTCGGCGGCGGCTGGAAGGCGTACGACCTGCTGGAGTCCGTCGGGAACATCGCGGGCGGCTCCGCGCCCGACAGCGTCGCCCGCGACAGCTCCGGCACCCTGTGGCTCTACCAGGGCACCGGCTCCCGGCACACGCCGCTCGCGGCCCGGACGCGGATCGGCGGCGGCTGGCAGGTGTACGACAGGATCACCGGCGGCAGCGACGTCACCGGCGACGGGCGACCCGACCTCCTCGCCGCCGACAAGGCGGGTGACCTGTGGCTGTACCGGAGCACGGGGAACGCCGCCGCGCCCTTCTCCGCCCGCAAGCGGATCGGCGGCGGCTGGGACATCTACAACGAGCTGACCGCCACCGGTGACCTCGCCGGCGCCGGCGCCGGCGACCTCCTCGCCCGGGACCGCGCGGGCGTGCTCTGGCTGTACCTCGGCAGGAGCGACGGCACCTTCGCGGTCCGCACGCGCGTCGGCAGCGGCTGGGACGCCTTCAAGGGCCTCACCGCCGTCGGCGACGCCGACGGGGACGGGCGCGCCGACCTCGTCGCGTGGAATCACGGCGAGACCTTCTACGCGGGCACGGGCGATGCGTCGGCCCCCTTCCGGCGCGGCGCCGGGGCGGCCCTGACCCAGGGGGCCTCGTACGACTCCCTCTTCTAG
- a CDS encoding helix-turn-helix domain-containing protein, which produces MAETLKKGSRVTGAAREKLAADLKKKYDAGVSIRALAEETGRSYGFVHRMLTESGVVLRGRGGATRGKKAPSA; this is translated from the coding sequence GTGGCCGAGACTCTGAAGAAGGGCAGCCGGGTGACCGGCGCCGCGCGCGAGAAGCTCGCGGCAGACCTGAAGAAGAAGTACGACGCCGGCGTGAGCATCCGGGCCCTGGCCGAGGAGACCGGCCGGTCCTATGGATTCGTCCACCGGATGCTCACGGAATCCGGAGTCGTGTTGCGTGGACGCGGTGGAGCGACGCGCGGCAAGAAGGCCCCGTCGGCCTGA
- a CDS encoding glycoside hydrolase family 15 protein: MTQRIEDYALIGDLQTAALVGRDGSIDWLCLPRFDSGACFAALLGDENNGHWRIAPAGARTCSRRSYVGDSLVLESFWETRTGTVRVVDFMPHRDRAPDVMRIVEGVTGRVEMSSVLRLRFDYGSVVPWMRRADGHRIAVAGPDSVWLRSEPRVKTWGQQYSTCSSFTVNPGEKVAFCLTWHPSHEPRPPLVDPYMALEHTLEDWKSWAAQCTYEGPYREAVMRSLITLKALTYAPTGGIVAAATTSLPEELGGVRNWDYRYCWLRDSTLTLRALLSVGYVEEAAAWRDWLLRAVAGDPADLQIMYGLAGERRLPETEVPWLRGYGGARPVRIGNAAVKQLQLDVYGEVMDSLSLAREVGMPPQRQAWALQLSLLGFLESTWRQPDEGLWEVRGPRRHFVHSKVMAWVAADRAVRTLERDPSLPGDVARWRTMRDEVHREVCARGYDPVRNTFTQSYGSAELDAAVLMIPRVGFLPPDDPRVVGTVEAVREELGHHGYIRRYGTDGIAVDGLPGGEGTFLACSFWMADALRMMGRHEEARELFERLLELRNDVGLLAEEYDPVARRQLGNFPQAFSHVGLVATALALAPDDPAG, from the coding sequence GTGACCCAACGCATCGAGGACTATGCCCTCATCGGCGATCTCCAGACCGCCGCTCTGGTGGGCAGGGACGGTTCGATCGACTGGCTCTGCCTGCCCCGCTTCGACTCCGGCGCCTGCTTCGCCGCGCTCCTGGGCGACGAGAACAACGGCCACTGGCGGATCGCGCCGGCCGGGGCCCGGACCTGCTCGCGGCGGAGCTACGTGGGCGACTCCCTGGTCCTCGAATCCTTCTGGGAGACCCGCACCGGCACGGTCCGCGTCGTCGACTTCATGCCGCACCGCGACCGCGCCCCCGATGTGATGCGGATCGTGGAGGGCGTCACCGGCCGGGTCGAGATGTCGTCCGTGCTGCGGCTGCGCTTCGACTACGGGTCGGTCGTGCCGTGGATGCGCCGCGCCGACGGCCATCGGATCGCCGTCGCCGGGCCGGACTCCGTGTGGCTGCGCAGCGAACCGCGCGTGAAGACCTGGGGTCAGCAGTACAGCACTTGCTCGTCGTTCACCGTGAACCCCGGCGAGAAGGTCGCGTTCTGCCTCACCTGGCACCCCTCGCACGAGCCGCGCCCCCCGCTCGTCGACCCGTACATGGCGCTGGAGCACACCCTGGAGGACTGGAAGTCCTGGGCCGCGCAGTGCACGTACGAGGGGCCGTACCGGGAAGCGGTGATGCGCTCGCTGATCACCCTGAAGGCGCTGACGTACGCGCCGACGGGCGGGATCGTCGCCGCCGCGACCACGTCCCTGCCGGAGGAGCTGGGCGGCGTGCGCAACTGGGACTACCGCTACTGCTGGCTGCGCGACTCGACGCTGACCCTGCGGGCCCTGCTGTCGGTCGGGTACGTCGAGGAGGCCGCCGCCTGGCGTGACTGGCTGCTGCGGGCCGTCGCGGGCGACCCGGCGGACCTCCAGATCATGTACGGCCTGGCGGGCGAGAGACGGCTCCCCGAGACGGAGGTGCCGTGGCTGCGCGGCTACGGCGGGGCGCGCCCGGTCCGGATCGGCAACGCCGCCGTGAAGCAGCTACAGCTCGACGTGTACGGCGAGGTCATGGACTCCCTGTCCCTGGCGCGGGAAGTGGGCATGCCGCCGCAGCGGCAGGCATGGGCGCTGCAGCTGAGCCTGCTGGGGTTCCTGGAGTCCACCTGGCGTCAGCCCGACGAGGGGCTGTGGGAGGTGCGCGGGCCGCGCCGGCACTTCGTCCACTCCAAGGTGATGGCGTGGGTGGCGGCGGACCGGGCGGTGCGCACCCTGGAGCGCGACCCGTCGCTGCCGGGGGACGTGGCGCGGTGGCGGACGATGCGCGACGAGGTGCACCGGGAGGTCTGCGCGCGGGGCTACGACCCGGTCCGCAACACGTTCACCCAGTCGTACGGTTCGGCGGAGCTGGACGCGGCGGTGCTGATGATCCCGCGGGTCGGCTTCCTCCCGCCGGACGACCCGCGCGTGGTCGGCACGGTGGAGGCGGTACGGGAGGAGCTCGGCCACCACGGGTACATCCGCCGGTACGGCACGGACGGGATCGCCGTGGACGGGCTGCCCGGCGGCGAGGGCACGTTCCTGGCGTGCTCGTTCTGGATGGCGGACGCGCTGCGCATGATGGGCCGCCACGAAGAGGCGCGGGAGCTGTTCGAGCGGCTGCTGGAGCTGCGCAACGACGTGGGGCTGCTCGCGGAGGAGTACGACCCGGTGGCGCGGCGCCAGCTCGGCAACTTCCCGCAGGCGTTCAGCCATGTCGGCCTGGTGGCGACGGCCCTCGCGCTGGCGCCGGACGACCCGGCAGGATAG
- a CDS encoding SDR family oxidoreductase: protein MDLGLKDRVYVVTGASRGLGHAAAKALVAEGAKVVLSSRDAKAVEDAATELGPGAAGVAADNADPEAADTLIAAARSHFGGFDGVLVSVGGPAPGFAADNTDEQWRAAFDSVFMGAVRMARAAAAALNEGGVIGFVLSASVHEPIPGLTISNGLRPGLAGFAKSLADELGPRGIRVVGLLPSRIDTDRVRELDALSGDPAAARAANESRIPLRRYGTPEEFGTTAAFLLSPAASYLTGVMLPVDGGARHGF, encoded by the coding sequence ATGGATCTTGGACTGAAGGACCGGGTGTACGTGGTGACGGGCGCCTCCCGCGGCCTCGGGCACGCGGCGGCGAAGGCACTGGTGGCGGAGGGCGCGAAGGTCGTCCTGTCCTCGCGCGACGCGAAGGCGGTGGAGGACGCCGCCACCGAACTGGGCCCCGGCGCGGCCGGAGTCGCCGCGGACAACGCCGACCCGGAGGCCGCCGACACGCTGATCGCGGCCGCGCGGTCGCACTTCGGCGGCTTCGACGGCGTGCTGGTGAGCGTCGGCGGACCGGCGCCCGGCTTCGCCGCCGACAACACCGACGAGCAGTGGCGGGCGGCGTTCGACTCGGTGTTCATGGGCGCCGTGCGCATGGCGCGGGCCGCCGCGGCCGCGCTGAACGAGGGCGGCGTCATCGGCTTCGTCCTGTCCGCCTCGGTGCACGAGCCCATCCCGGGCCTGACGATCTCCAACGGCCTGCGGCCCGGCCTGGCCGGGTTCGCCAAGTCCCTGGCGGACGAGCTGGGGCCGCGCGGCATCCGCGTGGTGGGCCTGCTGCCGTCGCGGATCGACACGGACCGGGTGCGGGAGCTGGACGCCCTGTCGGGCGACCCGGCGGCGGCGCGGGCGGCCAACGAGTCGCGCATCCCGCTGCGCCGCTACGGCACGCCGGAGGAGTTCGGCACGACGGCGGCGTTCCTGCTCTCCCCCGCCGCGTCGTACCTGACGGGCGTGATGCTTCCGGTGGACGGCGGCGCCCGCCACGGCTTCTGA
- a CDS encoding VIT1/CCC1 transporter family protein, which produces MTEPTEREAHPEGLGVRLNWLRAAVLGANDGIVSTAGLVVGVAGATGERSALLTAGLAGLLAGSMSMAVGEYVSVSTQRDSEKAALAVEWRELREQPEAELDELTELLAERGLSRDVAREAAEQLTERDALRAHARVELGIDPDDLTNPWHAAGASFLAFTVGALLPLLAIVCPPASARLWVTVLSVLAALTLTGWWSARLGSAPARPAVLRVVGGGALAMAVTYGAGSLLGAAGV; this is translated from the coding sequence GTGACGGAACCGACGGAGCGGGAGGCACACCCCGAGGGGCTCGGGGTACGGCTCAACTGGCTGCGGGCCGCCGTGCTCGGGGCGAACGACGGCATCGTGTCCACCGCCGGGCTCGTCGTGGGCGTCGCGGGCGCCACCGGTGAGCGTTCCGCCCTCCTCACGGCCGGGCTCGCCGGGCTGCTGGCCGGGTCCATGTCGATGGCGGTCGGCGAGTACGTGTCCGTGTCCACGCAGCGGGACTCCGAGAAGGCCGCCCTGGCGGTGGAGTGGCGGGAGCTGCGGGAGCAGCCGGAGGCCGAACTCGACGAGCTGACCGAGCTGCTCGCCGAGCGCGGGCTGAGCCGGGACGTCGCGCGCGAGGCGGCCGAGCAGCTGACGGAACGTGACGCGCTGCGGGCGCACGCGCGCGTGGAGCTGGGCATCGACCCGGACGACCTGACGAACCCGTGGCACGCGGCCGGCGCGAGCTTCCTCGCCTTCACGGTCGGCGCGCTGCTGCCACTGCTGGCCATCGTGTGTCCGCCGGCGTCCGCCCGGCTGTGGGTGACCGTCCTGTCGGTCCTCGCCGCGCTGACGCTGACCGGCTGGTGGAGCGCCCGCCTCGGCTCGGCGCCCGCCCGCCCGGCCGTGCTGCGGGTGGTGGGCGGGGGAGCGCTGGCCATGGCCGTGACGTACGGGGCCGGGTCGCTGCTGGGGGCGGCGGGCGTGTAG
- a CDS encoding DEDDh family exonuclease has product MTMLDDRTTATAWPPAYPQGYAVVDVETTGLFSHDRIVSAAVYRVDARGEVEDHWYTLVNPERDPGPVSIHGLTSELLADAPLFADVAAEFAERLDGRVLVAHNAYFDWSMIAREYARARRTAPVRQRLCTIALAKELALPLPNMKLESLAAHFGVQQRQAHNALDDARVLAEAFRPSLRTAAERGVRLPLLECRPITEWSAPPADGTPRIGRQATYASNGWRPSRKRPACPYPNPGRYEADKPLKQGMRVAFSGDTSVERELLEDRAVEAGLHVATSVSRLTSLLVTNDPDAATSKVVKAKSFGTPIVDEVAFTHLLRDVAPADD; this is encoded by the coding sequence ATGACCATGCTCGACGACCGTACGACAGCGACAGCCTGGCCGCCCGCCTACCCGCAGGGGTACGCGGTCGTCGATGTGGAGACCACCGGACTCTTCTCGCACGACCGGATCGTGTCCGCGGCCGTCTACCGGGTGGACGCGCGCGGCGAGGTGGAGGACCACTGGTACACGCTGGTCAACCCCGAGCGCGACCCCGGACCCGTGTCGATCCACGGCCTGACCAGCGAACTGCTGGCCGACGCGCCGCTCTTCGCCGACGTGGCCGCCGAATTCGCGGAGCGGCTCGACGGGCGCGTCCTGGTGGCGCACAACGCGTACTTCGACTGGTCGATGATCGCCCGCGAGTACGCCCGCGCGCGCCGCACCGCGCCGGTGCGGCAACGGCTGTGCACCATAGCGCTCGCCAAGGAGCTGGCCCTGCCGCTGCCCAACATGAAGCTGGAGTCGCTCGCCGCCCACTTCGGCGTCCAGCAGCGACAGGCGCACAACGCCCTGGACGACGCGCGGGTGCTCGCCGAGGCGTTCCGGCCGAGCCTGCGCACGGCGGCCGAGCGCGGCGTACGGCTGCCGCTGCTGGAGTGCCGCCCGATCACCGAGTGGTCGGCGCCGCCCGCCGACGGCACGCCCCGGATCGGCCGTCAGGCGACGTACGCCTCCAACGGCTGGCGCCCGTCGCGGAAGCGCCCGGCCTGCCCGTACCCGAACCCCGGACGGTACGAGGCGGACAAACCGCTCAAGCAGGGTATGCGGGTGGCGTTCTCGGGCGACACGTCGGTCGAGCGGGAACTGCTGGAGGACCGGGCCGTCGAGGCCGGGCTGCACGTGGCGACCAGCGTCTCCCGGCTGACCAGCCTCCTGGTGACCAACGACCCGGACGCGGCCACCTCGAAGGTCGTCAAGGCCAAGTCGTTCGGCACGCCCATCGTGGACGAGGTCGCCTTCACCCATCTGCTGCGGGACGTCGCCCCGGCCGACGACTGA
- a CDS encoding VOC family protein, translating to MAAGPSICPTILYRDAKAAIRTLTEAFGFRQVNLYENEDGHVVHAELSYGDGMVMLGTKGGDGVSAKAMADAGPVGVYVVVDDPDAHHARAVEHGVEILVPPTDQDYGSRDYMARDAEGNIWSFGTYTPGTPGQGSSP from the coding sequence ATGGCCGCCGGCCCGAGCATCTGTCCGACGATCCTGTACCGGGACGCGAAGGCCGCGATCCGGACGCTGACGGAGGCGTTCGGCTTCCGCCAGGTGAACCTGTACGAGAACGAGGACGGCCATGTCGTCCACGCGGAGCTGTCCTACGGGGACGGCATGGTGATGCTGGGCACGAAGGGCGGCGACGGGGTGTCCGCCAAGGCCATGGCGGACGCGGGGCCGGTCGGCGTGTACGTGGTGGTGGACGACCCGGACGCGCACCACGCACGCGCGGTGGAGCACGGCGTGGAGATCCTGGTGCCGCCGACCGACCAGGACTACGGCTCGCGGGACTACATGGCACGGGACGCCGAGGGCAACATCTGGAGCTTCGGCACGTACACCCCCGGCACGCCGGGCCAGGGCTCGTCTCCTTGA